One genomic region from Vibrio sp. STUT-A11 encodes:
- a CDS encoding potassium channel family protein, with translation MVIGKKLKNINEENNFFYLTLSLIVLLIGSASTQMVNEGAIEHILQACTVITFIVCFASLRFDKTWSRFLYTLFAVWVLVIVIKTIFHIKEMNVVMLALTFAFFFGTFKSIARQILFTGHVNSNKVIGSVALFLLLGLMWAIAYLIVLEFSPQAFTGMEAISWGQNFSNAAYFSFVTLTTLGYGDISPLTPLAQVIVYLEAITGVFYMAIVVSSLVSSNIDHQVNKNG, from the coding sequence ATGGTCATTGGTAAAAAACTCAAAAACATTAATGAAGAGAATAACTTCTTCTACCTCACACTGTCACTTATCGTGTTGTTGATTGGCAGTGCGTCCACTCAGATGGTGAATGAGGGGGCCATCGAACATATTTTACAGGCATGCACGGTTATCACATTTATCGTCTGCTTCGCCAGCCTACGATTTGATAAAACCTGGTCTCGATTCCTTTACACCCTTTTTGCAGTCTGGGTGTTGGTCATCGTGATAAAAACGATTTTTCATATCAAAGAAATGAACGTCGTGATGCTCGCGTTAACCTTTGCGTTTTTCTTTGGCACCTTTAAATCTATTGCAAGACAAATCCTGTTTACTGGTCACGTCAACAGTAACAAAGTGATTGGTTCTGTTGCTTTATTCCTGTTGCTGGGTTTGATGTGGGCCATCGCCTACCTCATTGTGCTCGAGTTTTCACCACAGGCGTTTACTGGTATGGAGGCCATATCCTGGGGACAAAACTTCTCCAATGCAGCGTATTTCAGTTTCGTCACCCTGACCACTCTTGGTTACGGTGACATCAGCCCTCTGACTCCGTTGGCTCAAGTCATCGTTTATTTAGAGGCCATCACAGGTGTGTTTTATATGGCTATTGTGGTTTCTAGCCTCGTCAGTTCCAACATTGATCATCAGGTAAATAAAAATGGATAA
- a CDS encoding HlyD family secretion protein: MKKLFVIALNLVILGGAAWLGYQKYEEYFNNPWTRDGQVRANVIKVAPRVSGPIVNVAVQDNQEVKTGDLLFEIDPTTYEVALSQAEVGLERSIVSSRGKKIEYDRLTDIRAKDRGAVSHKDLIRREIAYEESLLQIKAAEEQLKSAKLNLSYTKVYATVDGFVSNLDIRNGTQAVANQPLLALIDKHSFWVFGFFRENQLQQIESGSKAQVTLMSHPDTPIDATVDSIGWGIAPRDGTVGYNLLPNVNPVFQWIRLAQRIPVRIAIDELPEGIELRFGLSASIMVMKDSSENNE, from the coding sequence ATGAAAAAACTATTCGTAATTGCACTCAATCTTGTCATTCTTGGTGGCGCAGCTTGGCTCGGCTATCAAAAGTATGAAGAGTATTTTAATAACCCCTGGACACGTGATGGTCAGGTGCGTGCCAACGTCATCAAAGTCGCGCCTCGCGTATCCGGCCCGATCGTAAACGTTGCGGTCCAAGACAACCAGGAAGTAAAAACCGGCGACTTACTGTTTGAGATCGATCCAACCACCTATGAGGTTGCATTGTCGCAAGCCGAAGTCGGGCTGGAAAGGTCCATTGTCAGCTCTCGTGGTAAAAAAATCGAATATGACCGTTTAACCGATATCCGAGCGAAAGATCGTGGCGCGGTATCCCACAAAGATCTTATTCGCCGCGAGATCGCGTATGAAGAATCTCTACTACAAATCAAAGCGGCGGAAGAGCAGTTAAAGTCTGCGAAATTGAATCTTAGCTATACCAAGGTTTATGCCACCGTTGACGGTTTTGTTTCTAACCTGGATATCCGTAATGGTACTCAAGCCGTTGCCAACCAGCCTCTGCTTGCACTTATCGATAAACACAGCTTCTGGGTGTTTGGTTTCTTCCGTGAAAACCAGTTACAGCAAATTGAATCAGGTAGCAAAGCACAAGTTACGTTGATGTCTCACCCAGACACGCCCATTGACGCCACTGTCGATTCTATTGGCTGGGGGATTGCACCAAGAGACGGAACCGTGGGTTACAACTTACTGCCAAATGTGAACCCAGTATTCCAATGGATTCGTTTGGCACAGCGTATACCGGTTCGCATTGCCATCGACGAATTGCCGGAAGGCATTGAGCTTCGATTTGGACTTTCCGCCTCCATCATGGTGATGAAAGACTCATCAGAAAACAATGAATAG
- a CDS encoding DUF1656 domain-containing protein, giving the protein MPYELSWGDVYFSPLLLVLFLAVTATWITVILLNKTRLSRFIAFPSLTFIAIMVFYVVAIDSFYIQF; this is encoded by the coding sequence ATGCCTTATGAACTCTCTTGGGGAGATGTGTACTTTTCCCCACTACTGCTAGTGCTTTTTCTTGCAGTCACCGCAACCTGGATTACCGTGATCCTGTTAAACAAGACGCGCTTGTCTCGTTTTATCGCTTTTCCGTCGCTGACTTTCATCGCCATCATGGTCTTTTATGTGGTGGCAATCGACAGCTTTTATATTCAATTTTAG
- a CDS encoding DUF2057 domain-containing protein: MKLIKPLTCALALAMSSMAFADVTVSVPDDVSVLAANGEKVKLSGGFLASEKTLTLPDGVNQVVFRFSPFFNQGNDRVSVESDVIVTRFSASDSKLTFQLPEYRNLNDAEDHIKDLDWKLVDASGKAIAVKQDKLIKEGMQIGRDYVRESEDYNRAGGVAAIAIAGSMAQPMTLPAEIPEDMKQIRAAAKADSTAEEMLHFWYQKADAETKARFKAYINQQ; the protein is encoded by the coding sequence ATGAAATTGATCAAGCCTTTAACTTGCGCGCTCGCTCTGGCAATGAGTAGCATGGCATTCGCTGACGTAACCGTTAGTGTTCCTGACGACGTTTCGGTACTTGCTGCAAACGGTGAAAAAGTGAAGCTTTCTGGCGGTTTTCTCGCTTCAGAAAAAACATTAACGCTACCTGACGGGGTAAACCAAGTTGTCTTCCGCTTTTCGCCATTTTTCAACCAGGGAAATGATCGCGTTAGCGTTGAAAGTGATGTTATCGTCACTCGATTCTCTGCTTCGGACTCGAAGTTAACATTCCAACTTCCAGAGTACCGCAACTTAAATGATGCAGAAGATCACATCAAAGACTTAGACTGGAAACTGGTTGATGCATCTGGCAAGGCGATTGCTGTTAAGCAAGACAAGCTTATTAAAGAAGGCATGCAAATTGGCCGTGATTATGTTCGCGAATCAGAGGATTACAACAGAGCTGGCGGCGTGGCGGCAATCGCCATTGCAGGATCGATGGCTCAGCCGATGACTTTACCTGCTGAGATTCCTGAAGATATGAAGCAAATACGAGCGGCTGCAAAAGCAGATTCAACCGCGGAAGAAATGCTGCACTTCTGGTACCAAAAAGCGGATGCGGAAACGAAAGCTCGCTTCAAAGCGTACATCAACCAACAGTAA
- a CDS encoding efflux RND transporter permease subunit translates to MEETNQKGIIAYFANNPVAANLLMVFIIVMGIVSYLFIQRQMFPNIEVNYIDVRATYPGASPQEIEESILVKVEESIKDVTGIKKVVSRASRGSAYVSIEVDVNADIKRVLDDVNQRIDTLSNLPAGMEPINVYQVEWRQDVIEMGLVGDRPLEELKPIAKQIEDELLQLKNVMLVSLSAPEEEIAIEVDPLVLRKYDLTLNDVSDAIRRYSANFSAGEVKTNSGMIAVRIENQYYHGHEFRNIPVKLGANGAKVLLQDIATIKDGFTEEERYFEYSGQNAIYMSVEATRDQNIIPVAESVHKYIEAKNKTLPSDVQLKVLVDMTYYLNGRLDMMLKNLLQGAALVAIMLSIFLRFRLAMWVMIGLPVCFLGAVMLMPALGITVNIVSLFAFIMVLGIVVDDAIVMGESAYSEIEEKGGGVENVVRGVKRVATPATFGVLTTIAVFAPFLLSSGIDSAFFYGIAGVVILCLVFSLIESKLILPAHLAHTHFKPIKAGGWRDRFNTRFFGFVNGTYRRFVTLCTHWRWSVFAVFCGLLAISAALVNSNYVRVIPNPKVPTDYPAITIEMNDTVSSEQTIDALKTIERVMQDVETQTIEEYGQGMIRDVLSYNRSRTEGRVLVPLVDEDLRPFNTFELARRWREAMPTIPGMKSIKIREQSAGGGDRDEFGYLLFGSNINELNEAGRYLIDRLQQQNGLYDISSSIDSGSKEVLLSLAPVAYDLGLDLTMIAQQVGGSFYGGEAQRLIREGEEIKVMVRYPQLTREAFSSLRYAVITTPAGKKVMLGDVVQINEQPGVSTIRREGGYQTVYVYGSIDEELVEPEEVVKIIDESILPDMKEQYPSVKTELGGDIEEQAAQRNEQILFFIAGMIIVYILLAVPLKSYTQPLIVMSVIPFSLTGAIWGHFWLGLDISMMSTFGLIAAAGVVINDSLVMTDYINQVREKGMNIKQAVVEAGCARFRAITLTSITTFAGVLPIMFETSLQARFVIPMAVALGFAVLYATILTLVLVPCLYLMLEDIKNIFRAIKRFFSRVFARFRKQDEATQAQANASS, encoded by the coding sequence ATGGAAGAGACCAATCAAAAGGGCATAATTGCCTATTTTGCCAATAACCCTGTGGCCGCGAACCTGCTGATGGTGTTTATCATTGTCATGGGCATCGTAAGCTATCTATTCATTCAGAGACAGATGTTCCCTAACATCGAAGTTAACTACATTGATGTGCGCGCAACCTATCCTGGCGCCTCTCCTCAGGAAATAGAAGAGAGCATTCTCGTCAAAGTAGAAGAGTCGATAAAAGACGTTACGGGCATTAAGAAAGTCGTATCCCGAGCGAGTCGAGGCAGTGCTTATGTCTCTATTGAAGTGGATGTAAATGCTGACATCAAACGCGTGCTTGATGATGTGAATCAACGGATTGATACCTTGTCCAATTTACCTGCGGGTATGGAGCCAATTAATGTCTATCAGGTTGAGTGGCGTCAGGACGTGATTGAGATGGGGCTCGTTGGTGATAGACCACTCGAAGAGTTAAAGCCCATCGCCAAGCAAATTGAAGATGAGCTTTTGCAACTGAAAAACGTCATGTTGGTGTCTTTGAGTGCGCCTGAAGAAGAGATTGCGATTGAGGTCGACCCGCTTGTGCTGCGTAAGTACGATCTGACTTTGAATGATGTGAGTGACGCGATTCGACGCTACTCTGCCAACTTTTCAGCGGGTGAAGTCAAAACCAACTCTGGGATGATCGCAGTACGCATTGAAAACCAGTATTACCACGGTCATGAATTCAGAAATATTCCGGTGAAGTTAGGCGCTAACGGGGCAAAAGTTCTGCTTCAGGATATTGCAACCATCAAAGATGGCTTTACGGAAGAAGAGCGTTACTTTGAATATTCGGGACAAAACGCGATTTATATGTCCGTAGAAGCGACGCGCGACCAGAATATTATTCCTGTCGCTGAGTCGGTTCATAAGTACATCGAGGCAAAAAACAAAACACTACCAAGTGACGTTCAGCTCAAGGTACTGGTCGACATGACTTATTACCTCAATGGGCGTCTCGACATGATGCTGAAAAACTTGCTGCAGGGTGCCGCGTTGGTCGCCATTATGCTGAGTATTTTCTTGCGCTTCCGCTTAGCCATGTGGGTGATGATCGGTTTACCTGTCTGTTTCCTGGGTGCGGTGATGTTAATGCCTGCGCTTGGCATTACAGTGAACATTGTCTCTCTGTTTGCCTTCATTATGGTGTTGGGGATTGTCGTAGATGACGCCATCGTCATGGGAGAAAGCGCCTACAGTGAAATTGAGGAAAAGGGTGGAGGTGTCGAAAACGTAGTCCGTGGTGTTAAACGCGTTGCGACGCCAGCGACATTTGGCGTTCTGACGACCATCGCTGTATTTGCTCCTTTCTTGCTTTCTAGCGGCATTGATAGTGCATTTTTCTACGGCATCGCGGGTGTTGTTATCTTATGTTTAGTCTTCAGTCTGATTGAATCTAAGTTGATCTTACCTGCTCACCTTGCACATACGCATTTCAAACCTATTAAGGCTGGTGGATGGCGAGATCGCTTCAATACCCGCTTCTTTGGCTTTGTTAATGGCACTTATCGCCGTTTTGTTACCCTGTGCACTCACTGGCGTTGGAGTGTTTTCGCTGTGTTCTGTGGCTTGCTGGCAATCAGTGCAGCGCTGGTGAACTCTAATTACGTACGTGTCATTCCAAACCCTAAAGTACCGACCGATTATCCGGCGATCACGATAGAAATGAATGATACCGTTTCAAGTGAGCAGACGATTGATGCACTGAAAACCATTGAGCGCGTTATGCAGGACGTCGAAACTCAGACCATCGAAGAGTATGGTCAGGGAATGATTCGTGATGTCCTGTCTTATAACAGAAGCCGTACCGAAGGGCGTGTATTGGTCCCACTTGTCGATGAGGATCTCCGTCCTTTCAACACGTTCGAACTTGCTCGTCGTTGGCGTGAAGCGATGCCAACCATACCGGGAATGAAGAGTATCAAAATTCGTGAACAGAGCGCGGGTGGTGGCGATCGAGACGAATTTGGGTATCTGTTATTTGGCTCGAACATCAACGAGCTGAATGAAGCGGGTCGTTACTTGATTGACCGCTTACAGCAGCAGAACGGTCTGTACGACATTTCATCTTCGATTGATTCAGGTAGTAAAGAAGTGCTTCTTTCGCTAGCACCTGTTGCCTACGATCTCGGTTTGGATCTCACCATGATTGCTCAACAAGTGGGTGGCAGTTTCTATGGTGGTGAAGCACAGCGATTGATCCGTGAGGGCGAAGAAATCAAAGTAATGGTGCGCTATCCGCAATTAACCCGTGAAGCTTTCTCATCGCTGCGCTATGCCGTGATCACAACGCCTGCAGGCAAAAAGGTTATGCTGGGTGATGTGGTGCAGATTAATGAGCAACCGGGCGTGAGTACTATTCGTCGTGAGGGTGGTTATCAGACGGTTTATGTTTATGGCTCTATTGATGAAGAGTTGGTTGAGCCAGAAGAAGTGGTGAAAATCATCGATGAAAGCATCTTGCCGGATATGAAGGAGCAGTATCCAAGCGTTAAGACTGAGTTGGGTGGGGACATCGAAGAGCAAGCTGCACAGCGTAACGAGCAGATTCTCTTCTTTATTGCCGGGATGATCATTGTCTACATCCTACTTGCGGTGCCACTGAAGAGTTATACGCAGCCGCTGATTGTGATGTCGGTGATTCCTTTCAGTTTGACTGGCGCGATTTGGGGGCATTTCTGGCTTGGGTTAGACATCAGTATGATGTCCACCTTTGGTCTTATTGCCGCTGCGGGCGTGGTAATCAATGACTCACTCGTCATGACGGACTACATAAACCAGGTCAGAGAAAAGGGGATGAACATCAAACAAGCGGTTGTGGAAGCTGGATGTGCTCGTTTTCGCGCGATTACTCTAACTTCAATTACGACGTTTGCTGGTGTTCTGCCTATCATGTTCGAGACGAGTTTACAGGCGCGCTTCGTCATTCCAATGGCGGTTGCGTTAGGCTTCGCAGTGCTGTATGCGACGATATTGACGTTAGTATTGGTGCCTTGTTTGTATCTGATGCTTGAAGATATCAAGAATATATTCAGAGCGATTAAGCGTTTTTTCTCTCGTGTGTTCGCTCGTTTCAGAAAGCAGGATGAGGCGACACAAGCTCAGGCTAATGCATCTAGTTAA
- a CDS encoding TolC family protein, which produces MILQKLTKPSLAIITLIGLSACTAVGPDYVHPQQSALPSDWSLQRAVQDTEQSEQKVQQWWQQFNDPTLNQLVELASQQNLDLESAGLRIVQARALVGVASGLQYPQVQTVSGNLARAYVNDQGFNNAALSFDAAWEMDIWGKYARGIESVEAGYYATIASYHDIMVTITSEVVRNYINYRTYQERILLSKRNIEIQERVVHITQVQFDSGNVTELDVQQAQNQLYTTRAAQPSLEIAMKQSRTAIALLLGELPEEVDAILTSNGLPERIAEYETQFKSTGRKTALSGNDENSIVPHPPLLETQIDANLIMRRPDLQVSEMQARAQSAQIGVAEAALYPSFSLFGSIGIDSTVPDGSSFSFSDSLTLVAGPAFSWNIFQYGRVKNNIRYEDARFQETLTNYNKAVLQAVNEVTNALEAYDLYLQQKSLRLQSVNSSIRAFNISMTQYENGQISFERLLNSVEKMTRAEDSYASIKGDVANQIVALYKSLGGGWQAQTGKPFLSDEIARQMVERTDWDGYLDQENRVLPPLPIEQTNSTAPKGEEP; this is translated from the coding sequence ATGATACTGCAAAAATTAACCAAACCAAGCCTCGCCATAATAACTCTGATTGGACTCAGTGCGTGTACTGCTGTGGGGCCGGACTATGTCCATCCACAGCAATCGGCTTTACCAAGTGATTGGTCATTACAAAGGGCCGTTCAGGATACCGAGCAATCTGAGCAAAAGGTACAGCAGTGGTGGCAACAATTTAATGACCCAACGCTGAATCAACTGGTTGAGTTGGCCAGCCAGCAGAACCTTGATTTAGAGTCTGCTGGGTTACGTATTGTCCAAGCCCGTGCCTTAGTTGGTGTCGCATCTGGTTTGCAGTATCCACAAGTACAAACCGTATCCGGTAATTTGGCGCGTGCATACGTCAACGATCAAGGGTTCAATAATGCTGCGCTCTCTTTTGATGCAGCATGGGAGATGGATATTTGGGGTAAATACGCACGCGGTATTGAATCGGTAGAAGCGGGTTACTACGCAACGATTGCGTCTTACCACGACATCATGGTAACCATCACTTCCGAAGTAGTGCGTAATTACATCAACTATCGAACCTACCAAGAACGTATTCTGCTCTCGAAGCGAAACATCGAAATTCAAGAACGCGTGGTACACATTACTCAGGTTCAATTTGATTCAGGCAACGTGACGGAACTTGATGTCCAACAAGCGCAGAACCAGTTGTACACCACCAGAGCGGCCCAGCCGAGCCTAGAAATTGCGATGAAGCAGTCACGCACTGCTATTGCGCTTCTGTTAGGCGAATTACCAGAAGAGGTCGACGCGATACTGACATCAAACGGACTTCCTGAGCGTATCGCTGAGTACGAAACACAATTTAAATCGACAGGCAGAAAAACAGCATTATCTGGCAACGACGAAAACTCCATTGTCCCACATCCACCACTTTTAGAAACCCAAATCGACGCCAACTTGATCATGCGAAGACCGGACCTACAAGTTTCAGAGATGCAAGCCCGTGCGCAAAGTGCTCAAATTGGTGTAGCCGAAGCAGCATTGTATCCAAGCTTTTCTCTGTTTGGTTCGATTGGCATCGACAGTACAGTACCAGATGGCAGCAGCTTCAGTTTTAGTGACTCTCTCACGCTGGTCGCGGGTCCTGCATTTAGCTGGAACATTTTCCAGTATGGGCGTGTGAAAAATAACATTCGTTACGAAGATGCCCGTTTTCAAGAAACCTTAACCAACTACAACAAAGCAGTACTGCAAGCTGTTAACGAAGTTACCAACGCCTTAGAAGCTTATGACCTGTATTTACAACAAAAATCGCTACGTTTGCAGTCAGTAAACTCATCGATTCGTGCCTTCAACATTTCGATGACGCAATACGAAAATGGTCAAATATCTTTTGAACGCCTTCTCAACTCAGTAGAAAAAATGACACGTGCAGAAGACAGCTATGCCTCAATTAAGGGCGATGTCGCTAACCAGATCGTGGCTCTGTATAAGTCCCTTGGTGGCGGTTGGCAAGCGCAAACAGGTAAGCCCTTCTTATCTGACGAAATTGCGAGGCAGATGGTCGAACGCACCGATTGGGACGGGTATTTAGACCAAGAGAATCGTGTACTGCCTCCGCTTCCGATTGAACAGACAAACAGCACTGCACCCAAAGGGGAGGAACCATAA
- a CDS encoding AI-2E family transporter translates to MDKLSERNESKIFISNMVESAIRIGLIFVLFVFTYDIIRPFILPVIWGAIIAVALLPVTKRLQRAYGGRRGLAATTIALLGIALLVTPLVMVSGSIYDGATHALQVLQSGEVKIPGPKPSVADWPLVGGKLYDTWTLFSTNLEQAIQTFMPQIKSALTSLLGMMGGALGSVLLSILSLAIAAGFMTYSESLASGLTTIAIRTAGDNAKSWATLIAATIKSVLLGVVGVAAIQALLIGAGFFVFGVPAAGLLTLILMILCIAQLPALLAVLPVIGYMYMTQDSTTATLFTVWAVVGALSENLLKPMLMGRGVDTPMPIILIGAIGGMLVYGIVGLFLGAVILSIWYELFVWWLSIEKAQQKEEMAELLEEPGEQSESGNGAGI, encoded by the coding sequence ATGGATAAATTATCGGAAAGAAATGAAAGTAAGATTTTCATCAGTAATATGGTGGAATCGGCAATACGTATTGGCTTGATCTTCGTATTGTTTGTGTTTACTTACGACATCATCAGGCCTTTCATCCTTCCCGTTATTTGGGGGGCAATCATTGCAGTAGCACTATTACCCGTCACTAAAAGGCTTCAGCGAGCCTATGGTGGCAGGCGTGGTTTGGCAGCAACCACCATTGCTTTGCTTGGTATCGCTCTGTTAGTGACGCCACTGGTAATGGTCTCTGGTTCCATTTACGACGGTGCAACCCACGCACTCCAAGTACTTCAAAGCGGTGAAGTTAAAATACCAGGGCCAAAACCATCCGTTGCTGACTGGCCTCTTGTCGGTGGTAAGCTCTATGACACCTGGACACTTTTCTCAACGAATTTAGAACAAGCCATTCAAACCTTTATGCCTCAGATTAAGTCAGCATTGACTTCCCTGCTTGGCATGATGGGTGGCGCTCTGGGTAGTGTATTACTTTCTATTTTATCTCTGGCGATTGCTGCTGGTTTTATGACTTACTCAGAATCATTAGCATCGGGCCTAACCACAATTGCCATTCGTACCGCAGGTGACAATGCCAAAAGCTGGGCGACGCTGATTGCTGCAACCATTAAGAGCGTACTGCTTGGCGTTGTCGGTGTGGCGGCAATTCAAGCGCTGCTGATTGGTGCCGGTTTCTTCGTATTTGGAGTGCCTGCCGCTGGCTTGCTTACTCTAATACTGATGATTTTGTGTATCGCTCAGTTACCTGCCCTGCTTGCCGTGCTACCTGTGATTGGCTACATGTACATGACTCAAGACAGCACAACTGCGACCCTGTTTACCGTTTGGGCGGTCGTTGGTGCGCTTTCTGAAAACTTGCTCAAACCAATGCTGATGGGTCGAGGCGTGGACACTCCGATGCCGATTATTCTGATTGGTGCCATCGGCGGTATGCTTGTCTACGGTATCGTAGGTCTATTCCTTGGCGCGGTCATTCTTTCAATTTGGTATGAGCTATTCGTTTGGTGGCTAAGCATTGAGAAAGCCCAACAAAAAGAAGAAATGGCCGAGCTACTAGAGGAACCTGGTGAACAAAGTGAGTCTGGTAACGGTGCAGGTATTTAA